GTTACTAGATACTTATTGTTTAAAATGAACCAGACTAAGAAAAAACTTATATAAAGCAAACATTGCATGAGAATTGAAAATAGGGAATCTTACGTAAATGTCCCAAATAATTCTCAACTTATCAACCTCTAGTAATTTATTATAGACTTACTAAAATTAGCCAAGTACATATAAAAATTTAAAacccaaataaataaggttctttctcttCAAGAATCACACGCAAAGATCTCtttcatatttttaagcgtgatcaaTAACATAAGATGCAAGACGGAAAGAAAATTTTATGGATGTAATAGCAAATAagatgatgaaatacaaaaaaaaaaatatgtatacAAGATTCCAAAAATTTAAGCAAACAAGAAATATTTTTCAATGGGTATGAttgaaattcattaaaaatatatagatgaATTAATATACAAAAATTGAGAAAGATTGGAGGTAGGAGTGTCAATGGATATTCAAAAACCGACCGAACAGTATCGTACCGAACCGATTTAGGTTTCTTTTAAAAAAACCGtagtttttatataaatttattaCCGTACCGATAATTaaggtaggttttttattttataaaaataaaccgaaaaaatatcgagccgtaccgaataaatttataatatgaaaaatatatttatatattaagttttaaaataataaaacattaaatttttttcttgggccttggaattatgaaacaTTTATGAGCCAACAAGTTCCCTTCGGAGGGTTCTGCGACCGGACTTTATCATCTGCAGTCTGCACTTTGGTAGGTTATCGTTGCGAGTGCTTTCAGTTGGAGgaattctgcggccgcacatTAGCTTCTGCGACCGCACTAAATTGCTGCGGACCGCACTTTGAGGAGGCTTCAGACTTTGTTCAATTGCGTCTTCTCTGATCTTTTAGGCTTGTCAATGCGAACCTGAAGTGTGACCACACTATTTGATTTGCGGACCGCAATTCTGCCAAAAATCCCTGAAACTCCAGATCTTTGTCTGCGGTCGCATGTCATTTTCTGCAGGCCATATTTGCTTTTGCGGCCGCAGATGGAATTCCGTGGACCGCACTGCTCTTGCATTCTTCCTCTCAACTGATCTTAGCTAAAACATTTCCTCTTTGAGTTAGATTTCTCCATTGAGCTCACATTCTACTGCACACTTGCGATTCACCCATTTTCATTAGATTCGGAGACAAAAATCATTACTTTCGGATTAAAAACTAAAGCAAGAAAGTACTAATAAGTGGTTAAAATCCACAATTATCACTCTTCACCCATGAAATTCATTAAATTGATGACAATTGATTGGAGCTACATTATCCGCCATCTCTGGTCTAGAGTAAATGAGAGAATGGTTTCATCTAGGACTTGCAAGTGAAACCAAGAAGCTTACATGCCTTATTAGCTTACTAATATTATTCCTGAAATATTTTAGTTAAACAAAAAATACGATTGGGAAAGACTAAAATTGTGAGATTGGTAGAGATTCTCATATGAATCTGACTTTGAGTTGTGCTTTAGTACAGATTTGTAATTTAGATATCTTGGTTCTACCAAaagtttagaagaaaaaaaatactccTAGTGATTAGTAAAAATAATTAACATAATAACAAActacccagtgtaatcccacaaatgGGGTATGTGGAGGGTAGTGTATATGCGGACCTTAACCCTACCTTatgcaggtagagaggctgtttccgatagatccTCGGTTCAGACAAGCATAAACACAACAATTAAGAACGAGAAATGCAGTAATAAAGAAGGAAAAGGGAGCAGTAACAACAACATGCTGAGAATAAAACCGAGGCAGAAGCAACATCATGTAACTACAAATCtaagaaacataaagaaaaaaagagaatagtAATACAGCTACTAGAATGGACGTGAAAGACGCTCGACAACTAACCttctactccctccgttccaatttagaTGATGTAGTTTGACTTGGCACAAAGtttaaggaagaaaaaaaaacttttgaaacATGTGGTCCTAAAGGCTTAAGGGGCAAAAGATTTGTGGGACCATGACATTtttgtggctataaaagcttctcattaagagtaaagtgggtaaaataaaaagtttaaagttaaattgttccCAAATATAGATAGATATGTGTCGTTCTTTTTGGAATAGACTAATAAGGAAAGTTTGTCATTTAAACTGAAACATAGGGATTACCTTTACTCTCGACCTTCTTCCCTAATCAACACAATTGTGTTTAATTCCTTACTCCCTGGAACTATGTCTCAATGCAAGATTTATCAGAAACATATAGGCTCAATTCTAGTGTCGTTCACATAAATTGAGTTGGAATAagctaagttgctcggactcaGGTGGGGGTTATCGTACAGGCTTCATAATAGAAGGTAACAACAATTACGAGATTGAAAAGATCCTAACCACAAGTCGTGATATGTGGAAGAGGACTAAATGGAGAAATGCCCTGGCCTTGGGACTtatcacagaacagttgcctagatgatAAGAGGAGCCttaaagtattcataagagctatgggttatgagaatgataagtgtatccgtcaacattcaaggacggatgttccaaagaggggaatgataTTACATCCCGCATATTCGTATTTTAAAGTTTtctcgtaagttaatcgacataagttcgggaatgggattattttgagattataggcattatgctatttctaacaagtaatgagtaaattcgtgaaggcgagaggggaagcaagtcaaagaaattgaattttcgtccaagtttggcatgtcgGATAAAATGCGGGCCGAATGttaatacccagtatttatggactagtaccatacaaggtactatatgaccaaGATAGTagaatgtataaagtatattaaaaataagtagaattttaagtaatttgagacaactcttaattatgcgggtaattggttaattatcgggtagcaggatattacctaattagaTTAGTTCACTGATGGATAAGATCAAAATAGCAAGTGGCAGCAAACTAATACACCAACCATATGACTCTTAATCATAATTCATGACTAAGAGTAATTTTTTTATAGGTGCCAACCTCATTTGCCTTCTAACATTTTGAGTGCAAATAAGATTCCTATAAAATTCTAATAACCTAGTAGTATGACTTATTACAAATTTGACTCCTTAGTAATGTTACTTCTTACAAACCTTACTTCTTAATAATGTGACTTCTTAGTAACATTTTAATACAAGTAAGATTTTCAATACAAACCGAATTCTAGTAACGTGATTCTTCAACCAATCCAACGAGAATTGGTAAAGCTTTAGCAACGTAAAATATTacaattctaagggagtacggttcaatctttttcaagaatatcatacgaatttccccctactccaggtatgttaaggttatccctgctttctttttggcatgatccaaataatacaaatgaaacgagcaaaatacacgactttcataaatgactctattcatagaaatactaggggtgtctatattcttgattccccatgtggattattattatatcttctgttcatgggtctcagaaaatacgtatttgataaagttcatccgaaaggcatatggatttttatggcattccaagaaaatcttattaatgtattttatgcatttcatgcatttatacatgtacattgacccacgactagatggtgttatataagcgtatatatgtatattatatttatatgggatatgggaaaaggttacggcgttatatacgcaccaccacctgatcagctggtatacatcgATGATTTTGctcatagtggccgagatgatatgatgggatgccctcagaggcctgatgatgttatgaaacatgtacctatgcacgacatgacattcatacgcatatgcatgacactataattatttcatgatttacagagttatccagactaataggttgagtcatttactctatatttcttccatgtctgttatgtacttatttatgtgccttacatactcggtacatcattcgtactgacgtccattTTGCCTAGAGACGCTGCGTTTCATAcccgcaagtcccgatagacaggtcgagaaccCTCCAAGTAGACTATTAGCTCAGCGGaaaatgttggtgcgctccatttgcttcggagttgcttgtttggttaataTGATTTTGACGTATAATGtctggtatggcgggactctgtctcgaTCTTTATAAAAATGATGTatttttagaggcttgtagacatatgtcatgtacataaaagattgtatggctttGTCAGCCAACGTTCAGtacacgagtggttattttgatcttataggcccgtacttcatatgtataagtttgtattccctcatgctttactccaGTTTATTTActtatgatagaatgatatgaaagatacgttacgttggtactcagttgactaaggtaccgggtgcccgtcgcggcctatcgatttgggtcgtgacatctacATCCCTTTATCTTTACTCTGTAATTTAATTATGTAAATTACTTTGGATATTGTTAATatgagtatgagtagctaaacgcttaatctagggttttgattgAACCTATTGAGGATGAATTTTTTGTTACGTTAATATAGCCGGTTTCGAAAAGTTTAATTCTagttatatataataaaataaccgaaaaattggtatattacaaattttataaaatagccGGTCGAACCgtaccattgacacccctaattGGAGGTGGTAATGACAGAAAAAttttctgcgacacatgtatcacgcTTGTATCTCACACATaggtatacatgtgatacacatttgatacaaaatataataaatatgtGATACCCaaatgatacacagtgtgatacacatactatttttttcatgttcatcttctactttgaattttcaattcaaaccacctcaaaaatcCAGCAAATTATCCAAAATTGAAATTCAAGCTCCTTAAAATGTACCCAACCTATTCTAGTAAAACCCACTAAAAAAAGCAAAAATTTAATCTTTTTGGCTACAAAtaactaattggctaatattagtaatatttgactaatattaataatatattatgaATTGATCAAGTTTTATAGTAAGCTACTTAAAAATGGATATATTCAATAGTTTGCCTCGAAAATAAGAGTTAGCGTTACCCAAAAACAAAAAGGGCAGAGAAAAGAAAATTAGTGCAATGCCGTTAGGCCCCAATTTCCGAACAGCCCCAAAATATAGAAAGATAAGTGGAAAAGCATGGTGCTAAATATAAAGAAAACGTGCAAGAGTTGAACAAAGAAGTGCCTTCTAATCCAATATTTTGACAATGTCTCTCCAAGTTGTTCATTCTTCTTCACTGACATTTGCATTTCTATCTGCTTTCTCTCTTTCCTTCTTTACATAAAATCACCGACTTGGACGTCAACATATCCCAACATAAGAAGTTCCCAACTACTTCTATTTTCCTAAGATAAGAAAAACTTGATAACCTACTATTGTTGTGAACCTGGCCACGTAGCCGGGTGGGCCctggggaggggggggggacgGTAATGGTTTGGAGGGGCACACAGTAACTTTGAATAAGAGTACAGATAtattatttataaaaatatgctTGTTTACTCCTAcaacggataacaattaaatttatacaccgttttaaggatacgtgaatTGATTCAACACAAATAATCAAAGATATTAGATAAAcgagtaaaaataaaataataatcaaACCAGTTGTAATATTATGGCCCATCTTGAACTTGAGTTGGACAATACTTTTGCCGTCGATCGGACCCTCGGTTCGGCGCCAATGGAGAATGAATACCAAACAGTAAAGTAATAGTGTTGCTAGAGCTAGAGAGTAGTAAAAATGAAATTGTATTGCCTTGGTTTGCATGTTATAATGTGTTAATAACATCGGATGAGATCTGCGCCATACTATCCGATCGGGTGCGGATATCTCGGCCATCTGTTAATCATGTGTAGCCGTTTGCCATGTTTTTCGAAGTCTTGGAGTTCGTTTTGAGTTCGGGAAATGTTGTTTTATCTGGTCCAACGGTGAACACTCCGTTTAGCCTTGATATGGGACATGAAACATTTTGTGCATATGCAGAGGATAgagaattttttattttgttttatgtaCTTTTAAATTTGTTAGTCAATTGGCATTACACACACCTATCCCATGACgcaaacaaacagagaaaaaggaaaaaacattTCAAGATAGTTCAGTGAGCCAAGGGAGAACTTATCCAAATTGCCAAGCAAATTAAAGGGagaaaaaagaaatgaagaaatctGATGTATTGGCCAAGACCCAAGAGGCACACTTACTGATTAATTTTGTACTATTATGTCATCTGGAAATTCCTACACCGAGTTCTTCTCAAGAAGCAACCAATTTACCATTAAAAGCAATTCCAAAATCTTCATTAGGCACCAGATTTCAGCTGGATTATGGAAAAGTTTGAGTctctctcgctccctgaagcagGTAGGCCTAGGTAAAACGGTATTGAGAACTAATTCAATGAAAGCAAGTCATTTTTTCAGAAATGTCTATCCGAAGTATTAAACAAATTGGTTAAATTCCAAGATCTTCAGGGTTGAACAATAAGCAGTTATCTGTGAATTGTCTATCCGAATTGAAACATTTAAGCACATTGAGTCATATACAGATCAAGAATGTCctttaataagttaaaataatTCGGAGCAAAATACCCACATATGTATATATAGCGCAGGGACTAGCATTACTACAGGGATACACTTGTTGCAGCCGTTGCTGCCACTGTGCAAATATAGAGAGACTCTTTCTGAATAAGATAACGTAGCGTGAGAAATATAGAAACGCAACCACACAAACAAAAAAATAACTTAAAAGACTTTGCAGAAATATCTCTAACACCACCTGCCCCAGCCATAAATTTTCTGTCAAAATGGGAGAGCATAGGTTAAATTTCAGCTCAGACAAAAATTATAATCTTCTAATAAGTGAAGCATATACATATACAAGCTTGGCCACCACTAAAGGATAGCTCGGTGTATTAAGTTCCCGTTATCTATGAGATCTAGGGAAGAACTGAACCATAAGAATCTATAGTAAGCAGCCTTAACCTGCATTTCGGCAGGAGTCTGATTTCACGGCTGGAACCCATTATTATTTAATTAATAGCTCGGGCACcacaattatttaatttttttaattaaaaaaaagacaCAAAAGACAATCGTTTTCCCCCGTAGGCGTCAAGTTCTGGCCCCGCAAAAATCTACTATTGTATCTGCGGCCTCTAACTAACTAAATTTCCAATTATCCCAAAATCTTAAAAGCCCCACCGCCTTATCAGTTATATCACCTTCTTTGCCAAGTTGGCTCTCCGTCTGTATGTTGCACTTGAGGTGTTTTCACAGCGTAAAATCTCCACCATAAACTCCTTTATACTCTAAATTTTCCCTTTTCAACTATATAAACCAAGCAACCCCAACCAAATAATTGCCAAGCCCAAAAATGGCCCTCTTTTCACCACCGCCGTCCAAGTCTAAGCCTTACCCATTTTCGCCGCTTCCTCAACCAATCCATAGGCCGGCGAGAAGCTTCTTGTCTTCACAACCAACAAAGAATGTACATACCCTATCATATAAGACAACAAAAACAAGCGTACTTAACAAGTGGAATGGCTAtagactggaaggaaaagttagaaTTAGCAGAAGAGTAATGTCAATTGTGAATGTAGCGTCAACGTCGGTATCAGAAAATGGAAAAGAATCAAACTTTAACAGAATTCTGTTTTCTGATGTTGTGGTTAAGCGGCCTAGGGATGTACTTTTTGGTAGGCAGTGGAATTCAGTGGATTTGGGCTCAGCTGCTGTGGTTGTGGCTATGCATTTGCTCAGTCTATTAGCACCCTTTACCTTCAATTGGGCTGCTGTTGGAATTGCATTTGGCTTATATATAATCACTGGACTTTTGGGTATTACTCTTTCTTTCCACAGAAACTTGTCTCATAGAAGTTTCAAACTTCCCAAATGGCTAGAATATCTTTTTGCCTATTGTGGTGTCCAAGCACTTCaggtaaattaaaaaaaaacataattttttCTAGTATTTGGCTTTTTAATTTTACAGTGGTTTATGTTTGTTGATTTGTGTGATTGTAGGGAAATCCAATTGATTGGGTGAGTACTCATAGGTACCACCATCAGTTTTGTGATTCTGATAAAGATCCTCACAGTCCTATTGAAGGATTTTGGTTCAGTCATATGAGTTGGATGTTCGATACTGACACCATTGTTGAGAGGGTAAGCACTTCATTCTACAGTATCTTTACATATAGTACTATAAAAGATAGAAAATTCTCGTGTATTCATTGTGTATGTTCTTTTTAATGTGTAGACAGGAAAGCCCAACAATGTGGGGGATTTGGAGAAGCAGCCCTTCTATCAGTTTGTTCGTGACACTTATGTTTTCCATCCTGTTGCACTTGCAGCTCTGTTATATGCAATGGGAGGATTTCCTTATATTGTTTGGGGCATGGTAAGTGCAGCTTTTAATTTCTTCCTCTGCACAACTGCGCGGCTCAAGTATATGCGCGACCTAAAGACAAAATTTAATATGACgcctaaatttttttaaaaagttataAGAGATGCTCTTATTTAATGTCTATTCTTCTAGCTTTTTGAGATAAAAAATTGTTAATAATTCTTTTTATAATCGATTTTCTCTAATAATTCCTTTTTAATTGATTATATAGCAAACTCATTTGATCTTTTTTGAGATATTGTAAAttttagataagattttatagaGCAATAGAAGTAGAACTATTGGAAGCTTAAATTTCTTGGAGAAAGAAGGGGAGGAAGAAtattaaagaaaaagagagaaaatatgTAGGGTATGAAGAGATTGGGGAAAAAGAGATTGACTTTGACAAAAGAAAGGGAGAGTAAAATTTTTACACGCTATTCTAATGAAGGAGTAAGAAGTGAAAATTGAAACGTTGGAAAAACTATCCATCTACccatatttaagtaagttaaattattattttatttatatatgtaaagagttttctttccttttatattAAAAACTTTACTTTtgtattaaaaatactaaatattattttttaaatacctATAAaactattatttttaaaaaaatagggcCCTCAAATTTGGGGCTAAGGCACAAGTCTTACTACTCAAAACATCAAAGCCCTGCTGCATACAGGGAGAAACCTTtcattttcccctttcaacaATTTGGAAAAAACTATTAGAATAGGGAAAAGGGAGATTTGGTAGATAAAATTTACTATGTATTTTCCACTTGCACAACGTTGAAGATTGAAATACCATATAtgcaaatgaaaataaaaaatttaggTAGGTCTGGCTTATGAGCTCACCGTTTTGATTTGTTTCTATTTAGAACTTGAATTAGATTGGAGAGCGCGATAGGAACTCTAAATAGTTGTGTTTGGGTATTTATAACAATATTTAGCAAGTATTATTATCTTTTTAATCTCCCAATATGTTTATGTGTCTGCTCGCCTAACTCAAGTTGTGAGCCAATGTTGTGTAAGACAATCTGTTCTTAGGGTCCTTTATTTTTTTCATAAACGAACTACAGGACAAGCTTATTCAAGTGTGAATTCGTTGCTATTATGCATATGGTGCAACAAGATTTTGAAAATTCATTTGCTAAATTTGCTGGGGCATGCAGGGGGTGAGAATTGTGTGGGTATACCACATAACTTGGCTGGTAAATTCAGCATGCCATGTTTGGGGAAAGCAGGCGTGGAATACTGGTGACCTTTCAAGGAACAACTGGTATGCATCGTTAATTTTTTATCGTTCGTGTGTGTATAGAAGTTAAACTCATCCAATTTTTTCAACTCCGTCAAGATAATTGATTTGATCCAATATAGGTGGGTGGCGTTGCTTGCATTTGGAGAGGGTTGGCACAACAACCACCATGCGTTTGAGTATTCGGCTAGGCACGGCTTAGAATGGTGGCAACTTGACATGACTTGGTATGTAGTGAGGTTTCTTCAAGCTATTGGATTGGCCACTGATGTCAAGTTGCCAACTGACACTCACAAACAGAGGCTGGCTTTAGCTGACAGTTAGGACAAAATACAATATTGTTTGAGGTTCAACTTCGTCGATGTGTATCCCATGAAATTAAGATTTTTGAGTGACTCGTTGCCTACTAATGTAACTAAGGTGAGACTATACATTGAGCACACGGGTGAAGCTTCTTTCTTCTACTCCTCATTTTGTAACCACATTTGCTCAATTACTAGCACTTTTGCCATAGTTTCCATTAAAGTTGATAGCTGTTATACTATGGAAAATTGTCAGTTGGATGGGGCTTAAAGAGTCCCTTTAATTTAAGAAGCAGATGTTTATGCGAATGGCGGCTCGTAGCATTTGCCAAAGGAAATTAGGCTTGCTAACATCATAGCATATTCTAAAATGGGTTGCATAGGTTAATGAGGGGATTGTATTAGAGATCATATCTTAATTG
This sequence is a window from Nicotiana sylvestris chromosome 3, ASM39365v2, whole genome shotgun sequence. Protein-coding genes within it:
- the LOC104223253 gene encoding palmitoyl-monogalactosyldiacylglycerol delta-7 desaturase, chloroplastic-like, which produces MALFSPPPSKSKPYPFSPLPQPIHRPARSFLSSQPTKNVHTLSYKTTKTSVLNKWNGYRLEGKVRISRRVMSIVNVASTSVSENGKESNFNRILFSDVVVKRPRDVLFGRQWNSVDLGSAAVVVAMHLLSLLAPFTFNWAAVGIAFGLYIITGLLGITLSFHRNLSHRSFKLPKWLEYLFAYCGVQALQGNPIDWVSTHRYHHQFCDSDKDPHSPIEGFWFSHMSWMFDTDTIVERTGKPNNVGDLEKQPFYQFVRDTYVFHPVALAALLYAMGGFPYIVWGMGVRIVWVYHITWLVNSACHVWGKQAWNTGDLSRNNWWVALLAFGEGWHNNHHAFEYSARHGLEWWQLDMTWYVVRFLQAIGLATDVKLPTDTHKQRLALADS